The following proteins are co-located in the Polymorphospora rubra genome:
- a CDS encoding polyprenyl synthetase family protein, which yields MVGGVVRTVGGRSGTAGGALTSIGVDFADPVVEASVLRTLATVESELRASVESADPFVTEAASHLVEAGGKRFRPLLVSLGAHFGDPDAPLVVPAALVMELTHLATLYHDDVMDEASVRRGAPSANSRWTNSVAILVGDYLFARASAIAAGLGTEAVQLQAHTFARLVHGQIAETTGPRDGADPVAHHLHVIAEKTGSLIATSARFGGMFGAAEPSHVEALAGYGETIGVAFQLSDDLLDIASESAQSGKTPGTDLREGVPTLPVLYALASDDRDAASVRLREILSAGAVTDDDLHAEALTLLRESPALKRARETVRSYAEEARSRLMVLPDGSPRRALESLCDFIADRTS from the coding sequence ATCGTTGGGGGCGTGGTGAGGACGGTTGGCGGACGATCGGGCACGGCCGGCGGGGCGCTGACCTCGATCGGGGTCGACTTCGCCGACCCGGTGGTCGAGGCATCGGTCCTCCGTACGTTGGCGACGGTCGAGTCCGAGTTGCGGGCGAGTGTCGAGAGCGCCGATCCGTTCGTCACCGAGGCTGCCAGCCACCTCGTCGAGGCCGGTGGCAAGCGGTTCCGTCCGCTGCTGGTGTCGCTCGGGGCGCATTTCGGCGACCCTGACGCGCCGCTGGTCGTGCCGGCGGCGCTGGTCATGGAGTTGACCCACCTGGCGACGCTCTACCACGACGACGTGATGGACGAGGCGTCCGTGCGGCGCGGTGCGCCCAGCGCGAACTCCCGCTGGACCAACTCGGTCGCGATTCTGGTCGGCGACTACCTCTTCGCGCGGGCGTCGGCCATCGCGGCCGGACTGGGCACCGAGGCCGTCCAGCTCCAGGCGCACACCTTCGCCCGGCTCGTGCACGGGCAGATCGCCGAGACGACCGGTCCGCGTGACGGCGCCGACCCGGTGGCCCACCACCTGCACGTGATCGCGGAGAAGACGGGGTCGTTGATCGCGACGTCCGCGCGGTTCGGCGGGATGTTCGGCGCGGCCGAGCCGTCGCACGTGGAGGCCCTGGCCGGGTACGGCGAGACGATCGGGGTCGCGTTCCAGCTCTCCGACGACCTGCTCGACATCGCGTCGGAGTCGGCCCAGTCGGGCAAGACCCCCGGCACCGACCTGCGGGAGGGCGTGCCGACGCTCCCGGTCCTCTACGCGTTGGCCTCCGACGACCGGGACGCCGCTTCGGTGCGGCTGCGGGAGATCCTCAGCGCCGGCGCGGTGACCGACGACGACCTGCACGCCGAGGCGCTCACACTGCTGCGTGAGTCGCCGGCGCTCAAGCGGGCCCGGGAGACGGTGCGGTCGTACGCCGAGGAGGCCCGGTCCCGGCTGATGGTGTTGCCGGACGGCTCGCCGCGTCGGGCGCTCGAGTCGCTC